Within the Prevotella scopos JCM 17725 genome, the region TCACATCTTCACCCCAGAGACACGTGAATTCTATGACATAGAACACCTTTGGGAAGATGCCAAATTAACCACTCTGCCTGATATAGACTGATAAGTAACCTGGTTATCGACCTTATAACATAAAAAAAACTTCAAAATGGACAATTCAAATCCCAAAAACAAGCCGAATATGCCTAAATTCAATATGAATTGGCTCTATATATTCGTTATTATTGCCCTCGGAGTAGTATTCTTTGCTGGGGGGAATGGGCTTTTTCCGTCAAGTGCAGGTATAGACAAGGACTATACCACGTTCAAACAATACGTTGCTAAAGGCTACGCCACAAAGGTGATTGTCAACAGAAATGACAACACCCTACGTATGTACGTAAGCCCAAACCATATCCGTGACATCTTCAAAAAGGGTACACAAGAAGTGGGTACAGCCCCTTATGTGACTGTGGAGATTGGTTCAGTAGATAAGGTTGAGACCTTCCTCGATCAAGCTGTAGCACAAAAGAAAATCGTTAGCTATAGCTACGACAACCAATCAGGTAATACCTTCCTCGACATCCTTGGCTCTATTGCACCATGGATATTCTTCTTCGGAATCTGGTACTTCCTCATGCGGCGTATGGGAGGTGGTGCAGGAGGCAGCGGAGGCGTATTTAGCGTAGGTAAATCTAAAGCAAAGCTTTATGAGAAAGCCAACGAAATGGGTATCACTTTCAAAGATGTTGCAGGTCAGACAGGTGCAAAACAGGAGGTACAAGAGATTGTAGAGTTTTTGAAGAATCCTAAGAAATATACCGATTTGGGAGGTAAAATCCCTAAGGGTGCACTCCTTGTTGGACCTCCGGGAACTGGTAAAACTCTTTTAGCTAAGGCCGTTGCAGGTGAGGCAGGTGTACCATTCTTCTCTATGAGTGGTTCTGACTTCGTTGAAATGTTCGTCGGTGTCGGTGCCAGCCGAGTGCGTGATGTATTCCATCAGGCTAAGGAAAAGTCACCTTGTATCATCTTTATTGACGAGATTGATGCCGTTGGACGTGCACGTTCAAAGAACCCAGCTATGGGTGGAAACGATGAACGTGAGAACACACTCAATGCCCTTCTGACTGAGATGGACGGCTTCGGAACGAACTCAGGTGTTATCGTTCTTGCAGCAACGAACCGTGTTGACATGCTCGACAAGGCACTCCTTCGTGCTGGGCGATTCGACCGACAGATACATGTTGACTTGCCAGACCTGCCAGAGCGTAAGGAAATTTTCCTCGTTCACATGCGTAATTTGAAGTTAGAGAAGAATCTTGATATTGACCTCCTTGCACGTCAGACCCCTGGTTTCTCGGGTGCAGATATTGCCAATGTATGTAACGAAGCAGCCCTAATAGCAGCGCGCCATGACAGTAAAGAAGTAACAAAGCAAGACTTCCTCGATGCCGTTGATCGTATCATCGGTGGTCTTGAAAAGAAGACAAAGATTATGACAGCTGACGAGAAGCGCACTATAGCCCTTCACGAAGCTGGTCACGCTACTATCAGTTGGTTCTGTGAACACGCCAACCCATTGGTAAAGGTGAGCATCGTTCCAC harbors:
- the ftsH gene encoding ATP-dependent zinc metalloprotease FtsH encodes the protein MDNSNPKNKPNMPKFNMNWLYIFVIIALGVVFFAGGNGLFPSSAGIDKDYTTFKQYVAKGYATKVIVNRNDNTLRMYVSPNHIRDIFKKGTQEVGTAPYVTVEIGSVDKVETFLDQAVAQKKIVSYSYDNQSGNTFLDILGSIAPWIFFFGIWYFLMRRMGGGAGGSGGVFSVGKSKAKLYEKANEMGITFKDVAGQTGAKQEVQEIVEFLKNPKKYTDLGGKIPKGALLVGPPGTGKTLLAKAVAGEAGVPFFSMSGSDFVEMFVGVGASRVRDVFHQAKEKSPCIIFIDEIDAVGRARSKNPAMGGNDERENTLNALLTEMDGFGTNSGVIVLAATNRVDMLDKALLRAGRFDRQIHVDLPDLPERKEIFLVHMRNLKLEKNLDIDLLARQTPGFSGADIANVCNEAALIAARHDSKEVTKQDFLDAVDRIIGGLEKKTKIMTADEKRTIALHEAGHATISWFCEHANPLVKVSIVPRGQALGAAWYLPEERPITTKEQMLDEMCSLLGGRAAEELFTGHISTGAMNDLERATKSAYGMIAYAGMSDKLPNICYYNNDEYNFQKPYSDTTAKTIDEEVLKMINGQYERAKQILTEHKEGHNRLAQILIEREVIMAEDIEEIFGKRPWVSRTQELLAQEERSQPKLEDMPEEVKQAQAEHEARIAKEGSDKASDL